A part of Solicola gregarius genomic DNA contains:
- a CDS encoding Gfo/Idh/MocA family protein — MSQLTTDQPTAPVRWGILATGKIAESFATDLALVPDATLAAVGSRTLSGARDFAERHGAPRAYGSYAELAADPEVDVIYVATPHGRHVEDVLLCFEHDKPVLCEKALTLNARQAAELVAAARLHNLFFAEAMWMRCNPRIRHLLRRIGDGACGDVRQVRADLGFVLPAEASARLVDPALGASALLDVGIYPLTFAYLVLGEPADVVAAGALSDRGFDLNGGATLRYDSGAVASVSWTQTAWSDAQASVAGPDGRIEVASRMHMPPSFSYAHGWETHTYADPVIGRGYAHEIIEVGDCLRAGRTESELLPLDDTLAIMALMDRIRDQLGVRYAVD, encoded by the coding sequence ATGTCGCAGCTCACGACCGACCAGCCGACCGCCCCCGTTCGGTGGGGCATCCTCGCGACCGGCAAGATCGCCGAGTCGTTCGCCACCGACCTCGCGCTGGTGCCCGATGCGACGCTTGCCGCGGTCGGCTCGCGCACCCTGTCGGGCGCGCGCGACTTCGCCGAGCGTCACGGCGCGCCGCGCGCGTACGGGAGCTATGCCGAGCTGGCGGCCGATCCCGAGGTCGACGTCATCTATGTCGCGACCCCGCACGGCCGGCACGTCGAGGACGTCCTGCTGTGCTTCGAGCACGACAAGCCGGTGCTGTGCGAGAAGGCACTCACCCTCAACGCGCGTCAGGCCGCCGAGCTCGTCGCCGCCGCGCGGCTGCACAACCTGTTCTTCGCCGAGGCGATGTGGATGCGCTGCAACCCACGCATCCGGCACCTGCTGCGCCGCATCGGCGACGGTGCATGCGGTGACGTACGCCAGGTACGCGCCGACCTGGGTTTCGTGCTGCCGGCCGAGGCGTCGGCACGGTTGGTCGATCCCGCGTTGGGTGCCAGCGCGCTGCTCGACGTCGGGATCTACCCCCTGACGTTCGCGTACCTCGTGCTCGGCGAACCGGCCGACGTCGTCGCGGCGGGCGCCCTGTCCGACCGAGGCTTCGACCTGAACGGCGGCGCGACCCTGCGGTACGACAGCGGCGCGGTCGCAAGCGTCTCGTGGACCCAGACAGCGTGGTCGGACGCGCAGGCGTCGGTCGCCGGCCCGGACGGCCGGATCGAGGTAGCGTCCCGCATGCACATGCCGCCGTCGTTCTCGTACGCCCATGGCTGGGAGACCCATACGTACGCCGATCCGGTCATCGGCCGCGGATACGCCCACGAGATCATCGAGGTGGGCGATTGTCTCCGCGCCGGGCGTACCGAGTCGGAGCTGCTCCCGCTCGACGACACCCTCGCGATCATGGCGTTGATGGACCGGATCCGCGACCAGCTGGGCGTGCGGTACGCCGTCGACTGA
- a CDS encoding SWIM zinc finger family protein, giving the protein MSRVFEPFPATHAARSFARTWWGKAWVGAVEDVSLDSKQLRRGRAYARRGHVGAILVEPGRVVATVRDASLEEFRAAVSVEQLTDAQWDRFGDEVAAKSGHLLALLDGEMPAELVESAAAADVPLLPTFGDLEPECDCDAWEIPCVHAAALAYQVSWLLDTDPFVLMLLRGRGEDALVGRLRTRVAEPTDDDWRGDDAAEAYAREPAPLPRWEFAPAYQRGEDVPPGPGIDPDAMRRLVASAAARAADLLASPG; this is encoded by the coding sequence ATGAGCCGGGTATTCGAGCCGTTCCCCGCGACGCATGCCGCACGTTCGTTCGCGCGTACGTGGTGGGGCAAGGCCTGGGTCGGGGCGGTTGAAGACGTCTCGCTCGACTCGAAGCAGCTGCGCAGAGGTCGGGCGTACGCCCGGCGCGGTCATGTCGGGGCGATCCTGGTCGAGCCGGGGCGGGTGGTCGCGACGGTGCGCGACGCGTCGCTCGAGGAGTTCCGGGCGGCCGTGAGTGTCGAGCAGCTGACGGACGCGCAGTGGGATCGCTTCGGCGATGAGGTCGCCGCCAAGTCGGGGCACCTCCTCGCCCTGCTCGACGGCGAGATGCCGGCGGAGCTGGTGGAGTCGGCAGCGGCTGCCGACGTACCGCTGTTGCCGACCTTCGGCGACCTCGAGCCCGAGTGTGACTGCGATGCCTGGGAGATCCCGTGCGTACACGCGGCCGCGCTCGCGTACCAGGTGTCATGGCTGCTCGACACCGACCCGTTCGTGCTCATGTTGCTGCGTGGGCGGGGCGAAGACGCCTTGGTCGGCCGGTTGCGTACGCGGGTCGCCGAGCCGACCGACGACGATTGGCGCGGCGATGATGCCGCCGAGGCGTACGCGCGCGAGCCGGCTCCCTTGCCGCGCTGGGAGTTCGCGCCGGCGTACCAGCGAGGCGAGGACGTGCCGCCCGGCCCGGGCATCGACCCGGACGCGATGCGGCGGCTCGTGGCATCGGCGGCCGCGCGGGCCGCCGACCTGCTCGCGTCGCCGGGGTGA
- a CDS encoding ATP-binding cassette domain-containing protein, whose protein sequence is MTQLAIDAAGLRKVYGRKKEQLAALDGFDLRAAPGTVCGLLGPNGAGKTTAVRVLTTLARLDEGYASVAGHDVASAPDEVRKSIGLVGQNAAVDEVLNARQNLVMFGRLFHLDARAAARRADELLEQFDLTDTGDRSVKKFSGGMRRRLDLAASLVLRPDVLFLDEPTTGLDPRGRNEVWAAVRMLVERGTTVLLTTQYLDEADQLADRIAVMQAGRVIVEGTATELKATAGGDHLEVVVRDQAALDDARTVVAEAIGVDASVRAETSTVSAPVADRVRALEAALGRLDASGIAIDDIGVRRPTLDDVFLTVTGHRVPAAEAGSDDEEVAA, encoded by the coding sequence GTGACACAGCTGGCGATCGATGCGGCGGGACTCCGCAAGGTCTACGGGCGAAAGAAGGAGCAGTTGGCCGCACTCGACGGATTCGATCTGCGGGCCGCGCCGGGGACGGTCTGCGGATTGCTCGGTCCGAACGGCGCGGGCAAGACGACGGCGGTGCGGGTGCTCACGACGCTCGCCCGTCTCGACGAGGGGTACGCGAGCGTGGCCGGCCACGACGTGGCCTCCGCCCCCGATGAGGTACGCAAGAGCATCGGCCTGGTCGGGCAGAACGCCGCCGTCGACGAGGTGCTCAATGCCAGGCAGAACCTCGTCATGTTCGGCCGACTGTTCCATCTCGACGCGCGGGCGGCCGCGCGTAGGGCCGATGAGCTGCTCGAGCAGTTCGACCTGACCGACACCGGTGACCGGTCGGTGAAGAAGTTCTCCGGCGGTATGCGTCGCCGGCTCGACCTGGCGGCGAGCCTCGTGCTGCGACCCGACGTGCTCTTCCTCGACGAGCCGACGACCGGTCTCGATCCGCGGGGTCGCAACGAGGTGTGGGCGGCCGTACGCATGCTGGTCGAGAGGGGGACGACCGTGCTGTTGACCACCCAGTACCTCGACGAGGCAGACCAGCTGGCCGATCGCATCGCCGTCATGCAGGCGGGCCGGGTGATCGTCGAGGGCACCGCGACCGAGTTGAAGGCGACGGCCGGTGGCGATCACCTCGAGGTCGTCGTCCGCGACCAGGCCGCACTCGACGATGCCCGCACCGTCGTGGCCGAGGCGATCGGGGTCGACGCATCCGTGCGTGCCGAGACCAGCACCGTCTCTGCGCCGGTCGCCGACCGCGTACGTGCCCTGGAGGCCGCGCTCGGGCGGCTCGACGCTAGCGGCATCGCCATCGACGACATCGGCGTACGCCGACCGACGCTCGACGACGTGTTCCTGACGGTCACGGGGCACCGCGTACCCGCGGCGGAAGCCGGATCGGACGACGAGGAGGTGGCCGCGTGA
- a CDS encoding LytR C-terminal domain-containing protein, with translation MMNQRDSAVRLPSWLIAASLVAVVIATLTYFITTNNDNTDEASPQSEPTQTSDAPESDSPPDDEKTDDGQRATGDSDGPAEKAKPDEQQAKQDAEPEKKQQKPEKKKQPQPEVAPDATVDVYNNSGITNLAASASGDVQSAGFVVGGVDNWYGAIPSTTVYYPPGMEEQAKLLADTLGVGRMLPAVAPMSGDRLSLILTAAI, from the coding sequence ATGATGAATCAGCGCGACTCCGCCGTACGGCTGCCGTCCTGGCTCATCGCCGCGAGCCTGGTCGCCGTCGTCATCGCGACGCTCACGTACTTCATCACCACCAACAACGACAACACCGACGAGGCGTCGCCGCAGTCGGAGCCAACGCAGACCAGCGACGCACCGGAGTCGGACTCGCCGCCCGACGACGAGAAGACTGATGACGGGCAGCGGGCCACCGGCGACTCCGACGGGCCGGCCGAGAAGGCGAAGCCGGACGAGCAGCAGGCCAAGCAGGACGCCGAGCCCGAGAAGAAGCAACAGAAGCCCGAGAAGAAGAAGCAGCCGCAACCCGAGGTCGCGCCCGACGCGACCGTCGACGTCTACAACAACTCCGGCATCACGAACCTCGCTGCGTCGGCCTCCGGCGACGTGCAGTCGGCGGGATTCGTGGTCGGCGGGGTCGACAACTGGTACGGCGCCATCCCGAGTACGACGGTGTACTACCCGCCCGGCATGGAGGAGCAGGCCAAGCTGCTCGCCGATACCCTGGGCGTCGGGCGGATGCTGCCCGCTGTAGCCCCGATGTCCGGCGACCGGCTCAGCCTGATCCTCACCGCCGCGATCTAG
- a CDS encoding DUF3263 domain-containing protein produces MDAAHVASQAQQASTTSLSERDAAILDFERTWWQYAGAKEQAIREKFDLSATRYYQVLNALIDREDALAHDPLLVKRLRRLRHARQRARSARRLGIELT; encoded by the coding sequence ATGGATGCCGCACACGTCGCGTCGCAGGCGCAGCAGGCCAGCACCACGAGCCTCTCCGAGCGCGATGCCGCGATTCTCGACTTCGAACGTACGTGGTGGCAGTACGCTGGCGCGAAGGAGCAGGCGATCCGCGAGAAGTTCGACCTGTCCGCGACGCGCTACTACCAGGTGCTCAACGCCTTGATCGACCGCGAGGATGCACTCGCCCATGATCCGCTGCTCGTCAAGCGGCTCCGTCGCCTGCGCCACGCGCGCCAGCGGGCACGCTCCGCTCGTCGGCTGGGCATCGAGCTGACATGA
- the thrC gene encoding threonine synthase, whose amino-acid sequence MSAVIDTPTTTGTTASGGTTRAGAFGHATNLRCRACGAEQQLGPFYACFECFGPLEVAYDFPTVTREQIEAGPKNIWRYRSLLPVPDDIASIPNTEPGYTRLIQADNLARELGIHKLWVKDDSGNPTHSFKDRVVAVALSAARELGLEVLACPSTGNLANAVAAAAARAGIKSVVFIPDDLERPKVLTTAVYGGTLVAVRGNYDDVNKLASEIAGEEEGWAFVNVNVRPYYAEGSKTLGFEVAEQLGWRLPQQVVIPVASGAQLVKVDKGFGELVSHGLVEDAPYKIFGAQATGCSPVAQAFRDGHDVVQPVKPDTIAKSLAIGNPADGPYVLDVTRRTGGSVADVSDDEVRDGIQLLARTEGVFAETAGGVTIATLKKLVETGQLDPDAETVVFNTGDGLKTLDAVADRVGPAATIDPTYPAFTAAGL is encoded by the coding sequence GTGAGCGCAGTCATCGACACCCCGACGACAACCGGTACGACCGCTTCGGGCGGTACGACGCGCGCCGGCGCGTTCGGCCACGCGACCAACCTTCGATGTCGCGCCTGCGGCGCCGAACAGCAGCTCGGTCCGTTCTATGCGTGCTTCGAGTGCTTCGGACCGCTCGAGGTCGCGTACGACTTCCCGACGGTCACCCGCGAACAGATCGAGGCCGGCCCGAAGAACATCTGGCGTTACCGCTCGCTGCTCCCGGTACCCGACGACATCGCGTCGATCCCCAACACCGAGCCCGGTTACACCCGCCTGATCCAGGCCGACAACCTCGCCCGCGAGCTCGGTATCCACAAGCTCTGGGTGAAGGACGACTCCGGCAACCCCACGCATTCGTTCAAGGACCGCGTCGTCGCGGTCGCGCTCTCGGCCGCCCGCGAGCTCGGCCTCGAGGTGCTCGCCTGCCCGTCGACGGGCAACCTCGCGAACGCGGTCGCGGCGGCCGCCGCCCGCGCGGGCATCAAGAGCGTCGTGTTCATCCCCGACGACCTGGAGCGCCCGAAGGTGCTCACCACCGCGGTGTACGGCGGCACGCTGGTCGCGGTGCGCGGCAACTACGACGACGTGAACAAGCTCGCGAGCGAGATCGCCGGCGAGGAAGAGGGTTGGGCGTTCGTCAACGTCAACGTCCGGCCGTACTACGCCGAGGGCTCGAAGACGCTCGGGTTCGAGGTCGCCGAGCAGCTCGGCTGGCGCCTTCCGCAGCAGGTCGTCATCCCGGTCGCGTCCGGCGCCCAGTTGGTCAAGGTCGACAAGGGCTTCGGTGAGCTCGTCTCGCACGGGTTGGTCGAGGACGCCCCGTACAAGATCTTCGGCGCCCAGGCCACCGGGTGCTCGCCCGTCGCCCAGGCGTTCCGCGACGGCCACGACGTCGTTCAGCCGGTCAAGCCGGACACCATCGCCAAGTCGCTCGCGATCGGCAACCCTGCCGACGGGCCGTACGTCCTCGACGTCACGCGTCGTACCGGCGGCTCGGTCGCGGACGTCAGCGACGACGAGGTACGTGACGGCATCCAGCTGCTCGCGCGCACCGAAGGGGTGTTCGCCGAGACCGCCGGCGGCGTCACGATCGCGACGCTGAAGAAGCTGGTCGAGACCGGACAGCTCGATCCCGACGCGGAGACCGTCGTGTTCAATACCGGCGACGGGCTCAAGACGCTCGACGCCGTTGCCGATCGGGTCGGCCCGGCCGCGACGATCGACCCGACGTACCCGGCGTTCACCGCCGCCGGCCTGTGA
- a CDS encoding SigE family RNA polymerase sigma factor — MGRSLRTRAATCDAARHVRGTTFKPITAMLALYLVSRDNRTDRSEGHHVRHVDDFTEFASSSEQRFYRHAYLLCRDPDRARDLVQTTLLKLYRVWERVRQTEHLHAYAHKTLVRTFLDGERRSRRERRLHALPDPPRGRDNSELRMTIIDALAELPPRARAVVVLRFWEDYSVAQTADVMSCSQGTVKAQTSRALGLLRDRLGETFYQLIES; from the coding sequence ATGGGTCGATCCTTGCGTACCCGGGCGGCCACCTGTGACGCGGCCCGCCACGTCCGCGGCACCACATTCAAACCGATCACGGCAATGCTCGCTCTTTACCTGGTGAGCCGAGACAATCGGACCGACAGAAGCGAGGGACACCACGTGCGGCACGTCGACGACTTCACCGAGTTCGCCTCGTCGAGCGAGCAGCGCTTCTACCGTCATGCGTACCTGCTGTGCCGCGATCCCGACCGGGCGCGCGATCTGGTGCAGACGACGTTGCTGAAGCTCTACCGCGTCTGGGAGCGCGTACGCCAGACCGAGCACCTGCACGCGTACGCGCACAAGACGCTGGTCCGGACCTTTCTCGACGGCGAGCGACGCTCGCGGCGCGAACGCCGGCTGCACGCACTCCCCGACCCGCCGCGAGGGCGAGACAACTCCGAACTGCGGATGACGATCATCGACGCGCTCGCCGAGCTGCCGCCGAGGGCGCGTGCCGTCGTCGTCCTCCGCTTCTGGGAGGACTACAGCGTCGCGCAGACCGCCGACGTCATGTCCTGCAGCCAGGGCACGGTCAAGGCACAGACGTCGCGCGCTCTCGGCCTGCTCCGCGACCGGCTCGGCGAGACCTTCTACCAACTGATCGAAAGCTGA
- a CDS encoding DEAD/DEAH box helicase, translated as MSLTDLEVCFAPGDPAREGRVVFWGTNGNELTSEARVLVPGDDGVEHRDVRAHRSRVEDAVPALLLAYRDAAATPSAAWWGAATALALDLVGRGRILSRLASGDVDEWRAGPLDAEDLGRIDELVASMPATARALRDEGADDRARFAGLSDGSRLPDAQRLLRAYLDACADVLPRLGDHADPSAPYATPSVVARPELREWADELAGGLRIVLRVEHDVDAGDDSGDLAAALAFYAPDEPARVLDADRLWSGAHDFGPRAQVDAALAIRRAARVWPPLERLLDRAVPDRIQLSDDETGDLVGVAGERLRDVGVEVRWPRSLVTDVRVRAHIGSAGLPGPSALGGDRVFDFRWQVAVGDRELSKAELDRLAESTRPVVRLRDQWVVISGDVAARARERSRTPLSGVEAISAALSGRVDSDRGRTAEVAPAPALAELRDRIAAREDGDEPLGQPVKLQATLRDYQLRGVRWLDRMTSLGLGCCLADDMGLGKTITLIALHLVRHERDPRTGPTLVVCPASLMGNWEREVERFAPGTPVRRFHGQGRSVDDVRDGFVLTTYGTMRRDAERLGSVAWGLVVADEAQHVKNHRSSTARELRRIGADARVALTGTPVENNLAELWAILDWAVPGLLGTPAQFARQYAGPIESERDAVVAERLKRLVGPFMLRRHKTDPGIAPELPRKTETDQFVSLTDEQIGLYEAAVREGMSEVTAGGAAIERRGRIFAMLTALKQICNHPAQYLREDEPRLPGRSGKLELLDELLDVILSEDGAALVFTQYVAMARLLRRHLVARGVDVYLLDGSTPVARRQEMVDGFQAGEVSVFLLSLKAAGTGLNLTRADHVVHYDRWWNPAVEDQATDRAYRIGQTRPVQVHRMVVEGTIEDRIAAMLGGKRQLAAAVLEVGRGVAVGAERR; from the coding sequence GTGAGCTTGACCGATCTAGAGGTGTGTTTCGCGCCAGGCGACCCGGCTCGCGAGGGCCGGGTCGTGTTCTGGGGTACGAACGGCAACGAGCTGACCAGCGAGGCGCGCGTCCTCGTTCCGGGCGATGATGGCGTCGAGCATCGCGACGTGCGAGCCCACCGGAGCCGGGTCGAGGACGCGGTGCCGGCCCTGCTGCTCGCCTATCGCGACGCGGCGGCGACGCCGAGCGCGGCCTGGTGGGGGGCGGCGACCGCGCTCGCACTCGACCTGGTCGGGCGCGGCAGGATCCTGTCGCGGTTGGCGTCCGGTGACGTTGACGAGTGGCGCGCCGGGCCGCTGGACGCCGAGGACCTCGGCCGGATCGACGAGCTGGTCGCGTCGATGCCCGCCACAGCACGGGCCCTGCGCGACGAGGGAGCGGACGACCGAGCGCGGTTCGCTGGACTGAGCGACGGGTCGCGGCTCCCCGATGCGCAGCGGTTGCTTCGCGCGTACCTCGACGCCTGTGCAGACGTTCTGCCGCGACTGGGCGATCACGCGGACCCGTCGGCGCCGTACGCGACGCCGTCGGTCGTCGCGCGGCCCGAGCTGCGCGAATGGGCAGACGAACTCGCCGGTGGGCTGCGAATCGTGCTGCGCGTCGAGCACGATGTGGATGCTGGTGACGACAGCGGTGACCTCGCGGCCGCGCTCGCGTTCTATGCGCCCGACGAGCCCGCACGGGTCCTCGACGCCGACCGGCTCTGGTCGGGTGCGCACGACTTCGGCCCTCGTGCACAGGTCGATGCCGCGCTCGCGATCCGACGGGCGGCACGGGTGTGGCCGCCGTTGGAACGCCTGCTCGACCGCGCGGTGCCCGACCGGATCCAGCTGAGCGATGACGAGACGGGTGATCTGGTCGGTGTCGCGGGCGAGCGGCTGCGCGACGTCGGAGTCGAGGTTCGGTGGCCGCGGTCGCTGGTGACCGACGTTCGCGTGCGTGCGCACATCGGCAGTGCCGGCCTGCCCGGGCCGTCGGCGCTCGGCGGTGACCGGGTCTTCGACTTCCGCTGGCAGGTCGCCGTCGGTGACCGCGAGCTGAGCAAGGCCGAGCTCGACCGTCTCGCCGAGTCGACGCGTCCCGTCGTACGTCTGCGCGACCAGTGGGTGGTGATCTCCGGCGACGTCGCCGCGCGTGCGCGGGAGCGTTCGCGTACGCCGCTCTCCGGTGTCGAGGCGATCAGTGCGGCCCTGAGCGGTCGGGTCGACTCCGACCGTGGCCGAACCGCCGAGGTCGCGCCCGCGCCTGCACTCGCGGAGCTCCGCGACCGGATCGCCGCGCGCGAGGACGGCGATGAGCCGCTCGGGCAGCCCGTGAAGCTGCAGGCGACCCTGCGCGACTACCAGCTCCGCGGCGTCCGATGGCTCGACCGGATGACGTCACTCGGGCTCGGGTGCTGCCTCGCCGACGACATGGGACTCGGAAAGACGATCACGCTCATCGCGTTGCATCTCGTGCGCCACGAGCGCGATCCGCGTACCGGTCCGACTCTGGTCGTGTGCCCGGCGAGCCTGATGGGCAACTGGGAGCGCGAGGTCGAGCGGTTCGCGCCCGGGACGCCCGTGCGGCGGTTCCACGGTCAGGGCCGGTCGGTCGACGACGTACGCGACGGATTCGTGCTCACGACGTACGGCACGATGCGCCGGGATGCGGAACGCCTCGGATCCGTTGCGTGGGGGCTGGTCGTCGCCGACGAGGCGCAGCACGTCAAGAACCACCGGTCGAGCACCGCCCGCGAGCTGCGCCGGATCGGTGCGGACGCGCGCGTCGCCTTGACGGGTACGCCGGTCGAGAACAACCTGGCGGAGCTGTGGGCGATCCTCGACTGGGCGGTGCCGGGACTGCTCGGGACGCCGGCTCAGTTCGCGCGACAGTACGCGGGCCCGATCGAGTCGGAGCGTGACGCGGTCGTCGCCGAACGCCTCAAGCGTTTGGTGGGACCGTTCATGCTGCGACGACACAAGACCGACCCCGGGATAGCGCCGGAGCTGCCTCGAAAGACCGAGACCGACCAGTTCGTATCGCTGACCGACGAGCAGATCGGATTGTACGAGGCGGCCGTGCGCGAAGGCATGAGCGAGGTGACGGCCGGCGGTGCTGCGATCGAGCGTAGGGGCAGGATCTTCGCGATGCTCACCGCGCTCAAGCAGATCTGCAACCACCCGGCGCAGTACCTGCGCGAGGACGAGCCGCGGCTGCCCGGCCGCTCCGGAAAGCTCGAGCTGCTCGACGAGCTGCTCGACGTGATCCTCAGCGAGGACGGCGCGGCCCTGGTGTTCACGCAGTACGTCGCGATGGCGCGACTGCTGCGGCGGCATCTTGTCGCGCGTGGCGTCGACGTGTACCTGCTCGACGGCAGCACGCCGGTCGCCCGGCGACAGGAGATGGTCGACGGGTTCCAGGCCGGTGAGGTGTCGGTGTTCCTGCTGTCGCTCAAGGCCGCAGGCACCGGCCTCAACCTGACCCGTGCCGATCACGTTGTGCACTACGACCGCTGGTGGAATCCCGCGGTCGAGGACCAGGCGACCGACCGTGCGTACCGGATCGGGCAGACCCGCCCGGTGCAGGTACATCGGATGGTCGTCGAGGGGACGATCGAGGACCGCATCGCGGCGATGCTCGGCGGCAAGCGTCAGCTGGCCGCCGCGGTGCTCGAAGTCGGGCGAGGCGTCGCTGTCGGAGCTGAGCGACGGTGA
- a CDS encoding ABC transporter permease, which produces MSILTDTVGDSWTLTKRALIHWQREPMTPVAGILFSFMFMLLFGFLFGGAMQVPGGGDYLDFVVPGILGMSMMFGLEATMLNVVQDKSAGLADRFRAMPMSRSAVVGGRAVADVLDSGLNLVALVGCGLLIGWRFDASPAEFAAALGLLVLLRMSMIWVGIFLGVMIDSPDATALVQILVFPLGFVSSVFVPTATMPDWLAPIADWNPLSATVAAVRELLASPGTGGDAWPVEHATLLAVGWPIVITFVFGVLAVRGYQRLGR; this is translated from the coding sequence GTGAGCATTCTGACCGACACCGTCGGCGACAGCTGGACGCTGACGAAACGCGCGCTGATCCACTGGCAGCGCGAGCCGATGACGCCGGTCGCGGGCATCCTGTTCTCGTTCATGTTCATGCTGCTGTTCGGGTTCTTGTTCGGTGGCGCGATGCAGGTGCCCGGTGGCGGCGACTATCTCGACTTCGTTGTGCCGGGCATCCTCGGCATGTCGATGATGTTCGGTCTCGAGGCGACGATGCTGAACGTCGTGCAGGACAAGTCGGCGGGGCTGGCCGACCGGTTCCGCGCGATGCCGATGTCACGCTCGGCGGTCGTCGGCGGTCGGGCGGTTGCCGACGTCCTCGACTCGGGGCTCAATCTCGTTGCCCTGGTGGGTTGTGGGCTGCTCATCGGTTGGAGGTTCGACGCGTCGCCCGCAGAGTTCGCGGCCGCATTGGGATTGCTGGTGCTGTTGCGGATGTCGATGATCTGGGTCGGGATCTTCCTCGGCGTGATGATCGACTCGCCCGACGCAACTGCGCTCGTGCAGATCCTGGTGTTCCCACTGGGGTTCGTCTCGAGCGTGTTCGTACCGACCGCGACGATGCCGGACTGGCTGGCGCCGATCGCCGACTGGAATCCGTTGTCGGCGACCGTCGCTGCCGTACGCGAGCTGCTGGCGAGCCCTGGCACGGGCGGCGATGCGTGGCCGGTCGAGCACGCCACCCTGCTGGCCGTCGGGTGGCCGATCGTGATCACCTTCGTCTTCGGTGTGCTCGCCGTACGCGGGTACCAGAGACTGGGTAGGTGA
- the otsB gene encoding trehalose-phosphatase, protein MTEIVTAAGADAMAAIRRDPAGTLLALDFDGTLAPIVDDPAAARANPGAIAALGRLGPVFARVAIVTGRPAEAALRLGRFAGVPGLEAMTILGQYGAERWDAPSGPTVAPPPPRAVGEVEHALPDLLEGLGLGDLRVEHKSRAIVLHTRGRRDPDADLATLDGPVRELAARHGLMVEPGKSVVEIRSSETDKGVALRGLQRETGARQVVFAGDDLGDLPAYDAVDRMRTEGIPGLLVASASHEQDALVARSDLVLPGPAAVAAWLGSLADDLAA, encoded by the coding sequence ATGACTGAGATCGTCACGGCCGCCGGTGCCGATGCGATGGCGGCGATCCGCCGCGACCCGGCGGGCACGTTGCTCGCCCTCGACTTCGACGGCACCCTCGCTCCCATCGTCGACGACCCCGCGGCGGCGCGCGCGAATCCCGGTGCGATCGCGGCGCTGGGGCGGCTGGGGCCGGTCTTCGCCCGGGTCGCGATCGTGACCGGCCGACCTGCCGAGGCAGCCCTTCGACTCGGCCGCTTCGCCGGCGTACCGGGCCTGGAGGCGATGACGATCCTGGGGCAGTACGGCGCGGAGCGATGGGACGCGCCGTCCGGGCCGACCGTCGCACCGCCACCGCCGCGGGCCGTCGGCGAGGTCGAGCACGCCCTCCCCGACCTGCTCGAGGGCCTCGGGCTCGGCGACCTCCGGGTGGAGCACAAGAGCCGTGCGATCGTGCTGCACACCCGCGGGCGCCGCGACCCGGACGCCGATCTCGCGACGCTCGACGGCCCCGTACGCGAGCTGGCCGCGCGCCACGGGCTGATGGTCGAGCCCGGCAAGAGCGTGGTCGAGATCCGCAGCAGCGAGACGGACAAGGGCGTTGCGCTACGCGGGTTGCAGCGCGAGACCGGTGCCCGTCAGGTCGTCTTCGCCGGTGACGACCTCGGAGACCTGCCGGCGTACGACGCCGTCGACCGCATGCGTACCGAGGGGATCCCCGGATTGCTGGTGGCCTCGGCGTCACACGAACAGGACGCCCTGGTGGCACGCTCCGACCTCGTCCTCCCGGGTCCGGCCGCGGTCGCCGCATGGCTCGGTTCGCTCGCTGACGATCTCGCGGCGTGA